TAGTCCACGCCGTCGCGCACGTTCTGATACGGCGAGAACGTCCGCAGCACCTCGAACTCCTCGGCCACGGCCGCGTTCCCGTACTCCAGGAGCGCCGGCATGTTGTTCGTGTCGGTGAACTGGTAGAAGCGCACCATGTCGAGGTCGGGCAGGCCGCAGTAGACGGCGCGGAAGAGGTCCGGCCGCTTCGTGAGGGAGGCGGCGACGAGCAGCCCGCCGTTGCTACCGCCGCGGATCGCGAGCCGGTCGGGGTTCGTGTAGCCATTCTCGACCAGCCACTCGGCCGCCGCGATGAAGTCGGCGAACACGTTCGGCTTGTTCTCGAGCATGCCCGCCCGGTGCCACTCCTCGCCGAACTCGCCGCCGCCCCTCAGCGTCGCCATCGCGTACACGCCGCCCTGCTCCAGCCACGCCGCGGCGCGCGCGTCGAAGCGGGGCAGCAGGTTCACGTTGAAGCCGCCGTACCCGTACAGGAGGGCGGGGCTTCGCCCGTCGAGAGCCAACCCCCGGCGGTGGGCGACGTACATCGGGGCCCGCGTCCCGTCCTCCGAGGTGTACCAGATCTGCTTCAACTCGTACTCCGACCCGTCGAAGGGGACGGATGACGGCCGCCATGCCTCCGTCTCCATCGTCTCGAGGTCAAGCTTGAGGATGGTGCTGGGGGTGAGGAGCGAGGTCAGCGTGAGCAGGGCCTCGGTTCCGTCATCTCCGTGCGAGCGCAGCGTCGCCACGTGGTGCGCGGGGATCGGGACCTCGCCCTTCACGGCGCCGTCCGGTCCGTAGCGCACGATCCGGCTGCTCACGTCGCGCAGGTAGTCGGCGTACAGGTCGTCGCCGATGAACCGGTATCCGGTGAGGAGGTCCTCGCCCTCGGGCAGCACCTCCCGCCACCGCGCCGGATCCGGGTCAGGGTTCTCCAGGTCCACCGCGAGGATGCGGTTCCTGGGCGCGTCCAGGTTCGTGAGCAGGTAGAGTTCGTCGTCCACGAACCGGGTGCTGAAGCGGGCGGGGGCGCCGACGATGAGCGGCGCGGGCGCCGTGCCGGCGCGCAGGTCGTGCAGGTAGACGTCCGTCCGCGCCCAGCCGTGCTGCACGGTGTAGACGTGCCACCGGCCGTCGCCCCCCTGCGAGAAGCCCACGAAGCGCTCCGGGCCGTGTCCCTCCCCGAACAACTCCTCGTCCTCTTCGAGGTCCGTCCCCAGCCGGTGGTAACGGATCCGCGCGCCCGTCTCCCGCGACCGGCGGCTGTAGTAGAAGCCGTCCCCCTCCGGATCGAAGGAGAC
Above is a window of Candidatus Palauibacter scopulicola DNA encoding:
- a CDS encoding prolyl oligopeptidase family serine peptidase, which codes for MALPPLRLAALAVCVAACDAYPPPPETARIPVVDTLHGVEFTDDYRWLEDQESPETRAWIAEQNAYAERIVGDTPLRTALEGRLRELMDAPGAIFPRRAGDYEYFSFRKPGREVGAIYRRPAPDEPEEGPVDPVDPVDPGGEFEVVIDPLDLRDDATTGVSIIDFSPDGRLMIYAIRDGGRDEREYRVRDLESGDDLPDRLPTFLYGNVSFDPEGDGFYYSRRSRETGARIRYHRLGTDLEEDEELFGEGHGPERFVGFSQGGDGRWHVYTVQHGWARTDVYLHDLRAGTAPAPLIVGAPARFSTRFVDDELYLLTNLDAPRNRILAVDLENPDPDPARWREVLPEGEDLLTGYRFIGDDLYADYLRDVSSRIVRYGPDGAVKGEVPIPAHHVATLRSHGDDGTEALLTLTSLLTPSTILKLDLETMETEAWRPSSVPFDGSEYELKQIWYTSEDGTRAPMYVAHRRGLALDGRSPALLYGYGGFNVNLLPRFDARAAAWLEQGGVYAMATLRGGGEFGEEWHRAGMLENKPNVFADFIAAAEWLVENGYTNPDRLAIRGGSNGGLLVAASLTKRPDLFRAVYCGLPDLDMVRFYQFTDTNNMPALLEYGNAAVAEEFEVLRTFSPYQNVRDGVDYPAVMLTQGDLDTRVPPLQARKMAARLQAASSSGLPVILDYDPRTGHAGGRSFTRNVRNAAMELAFLLQQLGAS